The Eurosta solidaginis isolate ZX-2024a chromosome 4, ASM4086904v1, whole genome shotgun sequence genome includes a window with the following:
- the LOC137250631 gene encoding bleomycin hydrolase-like → MTHAMLFTAVSVDENGDVKKLRVENSWGEDRGEKGYLVMTAEWFKEFGFEVVIDKSFVPPEILRVFDMEPIVLPAWDPMGTLAKST, encoded by the exons ATGACACACGCTATGTTATTCACTGCTGTATCGGTTGAT GAAAATGGTGATGTGAAAAAACTGCGCGTAGAAAATTCATGGGGCGAAGATCGTGGTGAAAAAGGTTATTTGGTTATGACCGCTGAATGGTTTAAGGAATTCGGTTTCGAAGTTGTCATCGATAAATCATTTGTGCCGCCAGAAATTTTACGAGTCTTTGACATGGAACCAATTGTGCTTCCAGCTTGGGACCCGATGGGTACTTTAGCTAAATCTACATAA
- the LOC137250630 gene encoding bleomycin hydrolase-like isoform X1, which produces MFALRFTSSIRRQHLSKRLPTVFTCKYKTFGLRKNYSTTTATLFPATTTTTTTTTNNPYAITPQKLEKWRKDFYNEPKNVFAQNVCSRMDPFDVCLSRKSLENTNHVFTYKVESEGKPITNQKSSGRCWLFAALNCIRLPFMKRLNIDEFEFSQGYLFYWDKIERCNYFLNNIVKTARRGEVVDGRLVSFLLNDPTSDGGQWDMLVNLITKHGLMPKKCFPETYSCEASMRMNAILKSKLREYSKVLRDLLENSPTEDEVAHKIDEMMGSIYKIVGICLGIPSERFTWEYYDKTKAYQSIGPVTPLEFYENEVKPIFNVVDKVCLVNDPRPSSYYDQTYTVDCLGNVVGGRQVLYNNQPVEKLLQLVAASLKAGEAVWFGCEVSKRFASKQGIEDLNVHDFKLVFDVDIQTPLSKADRLIFGESAMTHAMLFTAVSVDENGDVKKLRVENSWGEDRGEKGYLVMTAEWFKEFGFEVVIDKSFVPPEILRVFDMEPIVLPAWDPMGTLAKST; this is translated from the exons TTGCGCTACGATTTACCTCCTCAATACGACGTCAACATTTGTCCAAGCGTTTACCAACCGTTTTTACATGCAAATACAAAACATTTGGACTTCGTAAAAATTACTCAACTACAACCGCAACTCTATTTCCAGccactacaacaactacaactacCACAACCAACAATCCATATGCTATAACGccacaaaaattagaaaaatggcgGAAGGATTTCTATAATGAGCCGAAGAATGTGTTTGCACAGAATGTTTGCTCGCGCATGGATCCCTTCGATGTTTGTTTGTCACGCAAATCACTCGAGAATACAAATCATGTATTTACTTATAAG GTGGAAAGTGAAGGCAAACCCATAACTAATCAAAAAAGTTCCGGCCGTTGTTGGCTTTTTGCTGCGCTCAATTGCATACGACTGCCATTCATGAAGCGTTTAAATATCGACGAGTTCGAATTTTCTCAGGGTTATCTATTCTATTGGGATAAGATTGAACGTTGCAATTATTTCCTTAATAATATTGTTAAGACCGCGAGACGTGGTGAGGTGGTGGATGGCCGTTTAGTTTCATTTTTATTGAAT GATCCTACCTCCGACGGCGGCCAATGGGATATGCTAGTTAATTTAATAACCAAACATGGTTTAATGCCAAAGAAATGCTTTCCAGAGACTTATAGTTGTGAGGCGAGCATGCGCATGAATGCGATATTAAAAAGCAAG CTTCGTGAATACTCTAAAGTGTTACGAGATCTTTTAGAAAACTCGCCCACCGAAGATGAGGTTGCACATAAGATTGATGAAATGATGGGTAGTATTTATAAGATAGTTGGCATATGCTTGGGCATTCCATCTGAACGTTTCACCTGGGAGTATTATGATAAAACCAAAGCTTATCAATCTATAGGGCCAGTGACGCCATTAGAGTTTTACGAAAACGAAGTTAAACCAATATTCAATGTAGTAGATAAG GTTTGTTTAGTTAATGACCCACGTCCATCTAGTTATTATGATCAAACATATACAGTCGATTGTCTTGGCAATGTTGTGGGTGGCCGTCAAGTACTTTATAATAATCAACCTGTCGAGAAATTATTACAGCTTGTAGCAGCAAGTTTAAAAGCTGGCGAAGCTGTTTGGTTTGGTTGTGAAGTTAGTAAACGTTTTGCATCAAAGCAGGGCATTGAAGATTTGAATGT TCATGATTTCAAACTGGTATTCGATGTTGACATTCAAACACCTTTATCGAAAGCGGATCGACTTATATTTGGAGAATCAGCAATGACACACGCTATGTTATTCACTGCTGTATCGGTTGAT GAAAATGGTGATGTGAAAAAACTGCGCGTAGAAAATTCATGGGGCGAAGATCGTGGTGAAAAAGGTTATTTGGTTATGACCGCTGAATGGTTTAAGGAATTCGGTTTCGAAGTTGTCATCGATAAATCATTTGTGCCGCCAGAAATTTTACGAGTCTTTGACATGGAACCAATTGTGCTTCCAGCTTGGGACCCGATGGGTACTTTAGCTAAATCTACATAA
- the LOC137250630 gene encoding bleomycin hydrolase-like isoform X2, whose product MSTTTTTTTTTNNPYAITPQKLEKWRKDFYNEPKNVFAQNVCSRMDPFDVCLSRKSLENTNHVFTYKVESEGKPITNQKSSGRCWLFAALNCIRLPFMKRLNIDEFEFSQGYLFYWDKIERCNYFLNNIVKTARRGEVVDGRLVSFLLNDPTSDGGQWDMLVNLITKHGLMPKKCFPETYSCEASMRMNAILKSKLREYSKVLRDLLENSPTEDEVAHKIDEMMGSIYKIVGICLGIPSERFTWEYYDKTKAYQSIGPVTPLEFYENEVKPIFNVVDKVCLVNDPRPSSYYDQTYTVDCLGNVVGGRQVLYNNQPVEKLLQLVAASLKAGEAVWFGCEVSKRFASKQGIEDLNVHDFKLVFDVDIQTPLSKADRLIFGESAMTHAMLFTAVSVDENGDVKKLRVENSWGEDRGEKGYLVMTAEWFKEFGFEVVIDKSFVPPEILRVFDMEPIVLPAWDPMGTLAKST is encoded by the exons ccactacaacaactacaactacCACAACCAACAATCCATATGCTATAACGccacaaaaattagaaaaatggcgGAAGGATTTCTATAATGAGCCGAAGAATGTGTTTGCACAGAATGTTTGCTCGCGCATGGATCCCTTCGATGTTTGTTTGTCACGCAAATCACTCGAGAATACAAATCATGTATTTACTTATAAG GTGGAAAGTGAAGGCAAACCCATAACTAATCAAAAAAGTTCCGGCCGTTGTTGGCTTTTTGCTGCGCTCAATTGCATACGACTGCCATTCATGAAGCGTTTAAATATCGACGAGTTCGAATTTTCTCAGGGTTATCTATTCTATTGGGATAAGATTGAACGTTGCAATTATTTCCTTAATAATATTGTTAAGACCGCGAGACGTGGTGAGGTGGTGGATGGCCGTTTAGTTTCATTTTTATTGAAT GATCCTACCTCCGACGGCGGCCAATGGGATATGCTAGTTAATTTAATAACCAAACATGGTTTAATGCCAAAGAAATGCTTTCCAGAGACTTATAGTTGTGAGGCGAGCATGCGCATGAATGCGATATTAAAAAGCAAG CTTCGTGAATACTCTAAAGTGTTACGAGATCTTTTAGAAAACTCGCCCACCGAAGATGAGGTTGCACATAAGATTGATGAAATGATGGGTAGTATTTATAAGATAGTTGGCATATGCTTGGGCATTCCATCTGAACGTTTCACCTGGGAGTATTATGATAAAACCAAAGCTTATCAATCTATAGGGCCAGTGACGCCATTAGAGTTTTACGAAAACGAAGTTAAACCAATATTCAATGTAGTAGATAAG GTTTGTTTAGTTAATGACCCACGTCCATCTAGTTATTATGATCAAACATATACAGTCGATTGTCTTGGCAATGTTGTGGGTGGCCGTCAAGTACTTTATAATAATCAACCTGTCGAGAAATTATTACAGCTTGTAGCAGCAAGTTTAAAAGCTGGCGAAGCTGTTTGGTTTGGTTGTGAAGTTAGTAAACGTTTTGCATCAAAGCAGGGCATTGAAGATTTGAATGT TCATGATTTCAAACTGGTATTCGATGTTGACATTCAAACACCTTTATCGAAAGCGGATCGACTTATATTTGGAGAATCAGCAATGACACACGCTATGTTATTCACTGCTGTATCGGTTGAT GAAAATGGTGATGTGAAAAAACTGCGCGTAGAAAATTCATGGGGCGAAGATCGTGGTGAAAAAGGTTATTTGGTTATGACCGCTGAATGGTTTAAGGAATTCGGTTTCGAAGTTGTCATCGATAAATCATTTGTGCCGCCAGAAATTTTACGAGTCTTTGACATGGAACCAATTGTGCTTCCAGCTTGGGACCCGATGGGTACTTTAGCTAAATCTACATAA